In Streptomyces sp. P3, one DNA window encodes the following:
- a CDS encoding ABC transporter permease — protein sequence MPEPTPEHHLPGAGRTPEDGAIADTGMGGAMDLATAEGETLEKTPGGPQGSGPSEKARSLWSDAWRDLRRNPVFIISGLVILFLVFISLWPGSITWLSPLKCDLSKAQEGSQPGHPFGFDGQGCDVYTRVVYGARTSVTVGVLATLGVALFGSVLGGLAGFFGGSWDAILSRVTDVFFAIPVVLGGLVLLSVVTSNTVWPVIGFMVLLGWPQISRIARGSVITAKQNDYVQAARALGASHSRLLLRHITPNAVAPVIVVATIALGTYIALEATLSYLGVGLKPPTVSWGIDISAASPYIRNAPHALLWPSGALALTVLAFIMLGDAVRDALDPKLR from the coding sequence ATGCCTGAGCCGACGCCGGAGCATCATCTGCCGGGCGCGGGCCGCACGCCGGAGGACGGCGCCATCGCCGACACCGGCATGGGCGGTGCGATGGACCTCGCCACCGCGGAGGGGGAGACGCTGGAGAAGACCCCGGGCGGCCCGCAGGGCTCCGGCCCGTCCGAGAAGGCCCGCTCCCTGTGGTCCGACGCCTGGCGGGACCTGCGCCGCAACCCCGTCTTCATCATCTCGGGGCTGGTCATCCTGTTCCTGGTGTTCATCTCCCTGTGGCCCGGGTCCATCACCTGGCTGAGCCCCCTCAAGTGCGACCTGTCCAAGGCACAGGAGGGCTCCCAGCCCGGCCACCCCTTCGGCTTCGACGGTCAGGGCTGCGACGTCTACACACGCGTCGTCTACGGCGCCCGTACGTCCGTCACGGTCGGCGTCCTCGCCACGCTCGGCGTCGCGCTCTTCGGCAGCGTGCTCGGCGGCCTCGCCGGCTTCTTCGGCGGGTCGTGGGACGCGATCCTGTCCCGCGTCACCGACGTCTTCTTCGCCATTCCGGTCGTCCTCGGCGGCCTCGTCCTGCTCTCCGTGGTGACCAGCAACACCGTCTGGCCGGTCATCGGGTTCATGGTGCTGCTCGGCTGGCCGCAGATCTCCCGCATCGCCCGCGGTTCGGTGATCACGGCCAAGCAGAACGACTACGTCCAGGCGGCCCGTGCCCTCGGAGCCTCCCACTCCCGGCTGCTGCTGCGGCACATCACGCCCAACGCGGTCGCCCCGGTCATCGTCGTGGCGACCATCGCGCTCGGCACGTACATCGCGCTGGAGGCGACCCTGTCCTACCTCGGCGTCGGACTGAAACCGCCGACGGTCTCCTGGGGCATCGACATCTCCGCCGCCTCCCCGTACATCCGCAACGCCCCGCACGCCCTGCTGTGGCCCTCGGGCGCCCTGGCCCTCACGGTCCTGGCCTTCATCATGCTCGGCGACGCGGTCCGCGACGCCCTCGACCCGAAGCTGAGGTGA
- a CDS encoding helix-turn-helix transcriptional regulator → MTQLNGKPVQLKEEADEPGWEVDPDDDWGIAVVETVGRQLKLRREAVGMRAADFGLAVGYGEDLVYKIESGKRIPRPEYLDKADKVLDAGGLLSAMKEDVKKVRYPKNVREIAKLEAQAVELGVYVGLSLHGLLQTPEHARALFEARQPPYSEEEVERLVAARMARKAVFDKSPVPALSFVQEEAALRRRIGGTMVRRRQLEHLLGVARLRNVTFQVMPTESGAHPGVDGKIELLKFADGTAVGRSDGAFNGRPTTEPKELRILELRYSTIRAEALTPGESLAFIEQLLGET, encoded by the coding sequence ATGACGCAGTTGAACGGCAAGCCGGTCCAGCTCAAGGAGGAGGCGGACGAACCCGGCTGGGAGGTGGACCCGGACGACGACTGGGGCATCGCCGTCGTGGAGACCGTGGGGCGGCAGCTGAAGCTGCGGCGAGAGGCCGTGGGGATGCGCGCGGCCGACTTCGGGCTGGCGGTCGGGTACGGCGAGGACCTCGTCTACAAGATCGAGAGCGGCAAGCGGATCCCCCGCCCCGAGTACCTGGACAAGGCCGACAAGGTGCTGGACGCGGGCGGGCTGCTCTCGGCCATGAAGGAGGACGTGAAGAAGGTCCGCTACCCGAAGAACGTCCGCGAGATCGCCAAGCTGGAAGCGCAGGCCGTCGAACTCGGGGTGTACGTCGGCCTCAGCCTCCATGGGCTGTTGCAGACGCCGGAGCATGCGCGGGCCCTGTTCGAGGCCAGGCAACCGCCCTACTCGGAGGAAGAAGTGGAACGCCTGGTTGCCGCCCGCATGGCACGGAAGGCGGTCTTCGACAAGTCACCCGTTCCCGCGCTGAGCTTCGTCCAGGAAGAGGCGGCCCTGCGTCGTCGCATCGGAGGCACAATGGTGCGACGCCGACAGCTCGAACATTTGCTGGGGGTCGCGCGGTTGCGCAATGTGACGTTCCAGGTCATGCCGACGGAGAGCGGCGCTCACCCCGGAGTGGATGGCAAGATCGAGTTGCTGAAGTTCGCAGACGGCACGGCCGTCGGGCGCTCCGACGGGGCGTTCAACGGCCGCCCGACGACGGAGCCGAAGGAACTCCGGATCCTGGAACTGCGCTACAGCACCATCCGGGCCGAGGCCCTGACGCCCGGGGAGTCACTCGCCTTCATCGAGCAGCTGCTGGGAGAGACATGA
- a CDS encoding ABC transporter ATP-binding protein: MAEPILEVSGLFKHYPLTRGILFKKQVGAVKAVDGVDLALHRGETLGIVGESGCGKSTVAKMLVNLEKPTAGEIRYKGEDITKLSGRALKAVRRNIQMVFQDPYTSLNPRMTVGDIIGEPYEIHPEVAPKGDRRRKVQDLLDVVGLNPEYINRYPHQFSGGQRQRIGIARGLALRPEVIVADEPVSALDVSVQAQVINLLDRLQSEFDLSYLFIAHDLSIVRHISDRVGVMYLGRIVEIGRDAEIYDHPTHPYTQALLSAVPLPDPEAREHRERIILVGDVPSPTNIPSGCRFRTRCWKARERCALEVPVLAVPAEFRHATGPEAHDSACHFAEQKRVVPPEEPQA, from the coding sequence ATGGCTGAGCCGATTCTGGAGGTCAGCGGGCTGTTCAAGCACTATCCGCTGACCCGGGGCATCCTCTTCAAGAAGCAGGTCGGCGCGGTGAAGGCCGTCGACGGGGTCGACCTGGCCCTGCACCGCGGCGAGACCCTGGGCATCGTCGGGGAGTCGGGCTGCGGCAAGTCGACCGTCGCCAAGATGCTGGTCAACCTGGAGAAGCCGACGGCCGGCGAGATCCGCTACAAGGGCGAGGACATCACCAAGCTGTCCGGGCGTGCCCTCAAGGCGGTCCGGCGCAACATCCAGATGGTGTTCCAGGACCCGTACACCTCGCTCAACCCGCGGATGACGGTGGGCGACATCATCGGGGAGCCGTACGAGATCCATCCCGAGGTGGCGCCCAAGGGCGACCGGCGCCGCAAGGTCCAGGACCTGCTGGACGTCGTCGGACTCAACCCGGAGTACATCAACCGGTACCCGCACCAGTTCTCCGGCGGCCAGCGCCAGCGCATCGGCATCGCGCGGGGGCTGGCCCTGCGCCCCGAGGTGATCGTCGCCGACGAGCCGGTGTCCGCGCTGGACGTGTCGGTGCAGGCGCAGGTGATCAACCTGCTGGACCGGCTGCAGAGCGAGTTCGACCTGTCCTACCTGTTCATCGCGCACGACCTGTCGATCGTCCGGCACATCTCGGACCGGGTCGGGGTCATGTACCTCGGGCGGATCGTGGAGATCGGCCGCGACGCCGAGATCTACGACCATCCCACGCACCCGTACACCCAGGCCCTGCTGTCCGCGGTGCCCCTGCCGGACCCGGAGGCGCGCGAGCACCGGGAGCGGATCATCCTGGTCGGCGACGTGCCGTCGCCGACGAACATCCCCTCGGGCTGCCGCTTCCGCACCCGCTGCTGGAAGGCGCGGGAACGCTGCGCGCTGGAGGTGCCGGTGCTGGCCGTGCCGGCGGAGTTCCGCCATGCGACGGGGCCCGAGGCGCACGACTCGGCGTGTCACTTCGCCGAGCAGAAGCGGGTGGTCCCGCCGGAGGAACCGCAGGCCTGA
- a CDS encoding prolyl oligopeptidase family serine peptidase: MTTESDSFPRRHARTQRFTLGAPRSFTVAPDGSRVVFLRSGSGTDRAGALWVLDPADGTERLAADPRALLGGASEDLSTEERARRERSREAGAGIVGYATDAAVELASFTLSGRLFTAELRAGTATELPVAGPVIDPRPSPDGRLVAYVAGGALRVVGAEGEDDRAVAEPESDPVSYGLAEFIAAEEMARSRGFWWAPESDRLLVARVDDTPVERWWISDPAQPKRDPRHVHYPAAGTANADVRLFVFGLDGVRTEVVWDRARYPYLARVHWSGAGAPLLLVQARDQRSQLFLAVDTDSGATRMVHADEDRIWLELFPGVPCWSPSGQLVRIADEGGARVLTVGERPLTGDQLHVRAVLDVTADDVLVAASAGAGAAAPEVGEVHVYRVNELGVERLSQEPGVHGAVRAGNVTVLTSAVLDRPGTVARVLRDGKPVTSVGSCAADPGLSTRVKLVEGGARRIPCAVLMPANHRGDAPLPVLMDPYGGPHGQRVVAAHNAHLTSQWFADQGFAVIVADGRGTPGRSPGWEKAVHHDFTVALDDQIEALEDLAKSHPLDLSRVAIRGWSFGGWLAALAVLRRPDVFHAGIAGAPVTDWRLYDTHYTERYLGDPATSPTAYAKSSLVTDEGLAEPAEPRRPLMIVHGLADDNVVVAHALRLSSALLAAGRPHEVLPLSGVTHMTPQEQVAENLLLLQVDFLRRTLGLT, encoded by the coding sequence ATGACGACCGAGTCCGACTCCTTCCCCCGCCGGCACGCCCGCACCCAGCGTTTCACCCTCGGCGCGCCGCGTTCGTTCACGGTGGCTCCCGACGGCTCCCGCGTGGTGTTCCTGCGCTCCGGCTCCGGCACGGACCGGGCGGGCGCGCTCTGGGTCCTCGACCCGGCGGACGGCACGGAGCGCCTGGCCGCGGACCCGCGCGCCCTCCTCGGCGGGGCTTCGGAGGACCTCTCGACCGAGGAGCGGGCTCGCCGTGAACGCAGCCGCGAGGCCGGTGCGGGCATCGTCGGCTACGCCACGGACGCTGCCGTGGAGCTGGCGTCTTTCACCTTGTCAGGGCGGCTTTTCACGGCCGAGCTGAGGGCCGGTACGGCCACCGAGCTGCCGGTCGCCGGACCGGTGATCGACCCCCGTCCGTCCCCCGACGGGCGACTCGTCGCCTATGTCGCCGGGGGCGCTCTGCGGGTGGTCGGCGCGGAGGGCGAGGACGACCGGGCGGTGGCGGAACCGGAATCGGACCCGGTTTCCTACGGATTGGCCGAGTTCATCGCGGCCGAGGAGATGGCCCGCTCGCGCGGGTTCTGGTGGGCTCCGGAGTCGGACCGACTGCTGGTCGCCCGGGTGGACGACACGCCCGTGGAGCGGTGGTGGATCTCCGATCCGGCTCAGCCGAAACGTGACCCACGCCACGTACACTATCCGGCTGCTGGGACGGCCAACGCTGACGTACGGCTGTTCGTGTTCGGTCTCGACGGGGTGCGCACGGAAGTCGTCTGGGATCGTGCGCGCTATCCGTATCTGGCGCGAGTGCACTGGTCAGGGGCGGGGGCGCCGCTGCTGCTCGTACAGGCGCGCGACCAGCGAAGTCAGCTGTTCCTGGCGGTGGACACCGACTCCGGAGCGACCCGGATGGTGCATGCCGACGAAGATCGGATTTGGCTGGAACTGTTCCCTGGGGTGCCCTGTTGGAGCCCTTCGGGGCAGCTGGTCAGGATCGCCGACGAGGGCGGCGCGCGGGTCCTCACGGTCGGCGAACGTCCGCTGACCGGAGACCAGTTGCATGTGCGGGCGGTACTGGACGTCACGGCCGACGACGTGCTGGTCGCCGCGTCCGCCGGAGCGGGCGCGGCGGCGCCCGAGGTCGGCGAGGTGCACGTCTACCGGGTGAACGAGCTCGGCGTCGAGCGCCTCTCCCAGGAGCCCGGAGTGCACGGGGCGGTCCGCGCCGGGAACGTGACCGTGCTGACGTCGGCGGTCCTGGACCGGCCGGGCACCGTGGCACGGGTACTGCGGGACGGGAAGCCCGTCACGTCCGTCGGGTCCTGTGCGGCGGATCCGGGACTGTCGACCCGCGTGAAGCTCGTCGAAGGGGGCGCACGGCGCATTCCGTGCGCCGTGCTGATGCCTGCGAACCACCGCGGCGACGCCCCTCTGCCCGTGCTCATGGACCCCTACGGCGGTCCGCACGGCCAGCGGGTGGTGGCCGCGCACAACGCGCACCTCACTTCGCAGTGGTTCGCCGACCAGGGCTTCGCGGTGATCGTCGCCGACGGCCGGGGCACACCCGGCCGCTCGCCCGGCTGGGAGAAGGCCGTCCACCACGACTTCACGGTCGCCCTCGACGACCAGATCGAGGCGCTGGAGGATCTGGCGAAGAGTCATCCTCTCGACCTCTCCCGGGTCGCGATCCGCGGCTGGTCGTTCGGCGGCTGGCTCGCCGCCCTCGCGGTGCTGCGCCGCCCCGACGTCTTCCACGCGGGAATCGCCGGCGCCCCGGTGACCGACTGGCGGCTCTACGACACCCACTACACCGAGCGCTACCTCGGCGACCCGGCCACATCGCCGACGGCGTACGCGAAGAGCTCGCTGGTCACCGACGAGGGGCTCGCCGAGCCCGCCGAACCCCGCCGGCCGCTGATGATCGTCCACGGACTGGCCGACGACAACGTGGTCGTCGCACACGCCCTGCGCCTGTCCTCGGCCCTGCTCGCCGCCGGCCGCCCGCACGAGGTGCTCCCCCTGTCGGGCGTCACCCACATGACCCCGCAGGAACAGGTCGCCGAGAACCTGCTCCTGCTCCAGGTGGACTTCCTCCGCCGTACCCTCGGACTCACCTGA
- a CDS encoding DUF397 domain-containing protein, with translation MIRKRPTGDHCELTWFKSSYSDGTEGDSCVEIATSPGTVHVRDSKHTAGPRLLLSPQAWADFVPYASEG, from the coding sequence ATGATCCGCAAGCGCCCCACCGGAGACCACTGCGAGCTGACGTGGTTCAAGAGCAGTTACAGCGACGGCACCGAGGGCGACTCCTGCGTCGAGATCGCCACGAGCCCCGGCACCGTCCACGTCCGCGACTCCAAGCACACCGCCGGCCCGCGCCTGCTGCTCTCGCCGCAGGCCTGGGCCGACTTCGTGCCGTACGCGTCCGAAGGCTGA
- a CDS encoding ABC transporter ATP-binding protein, with product MLLEVRDLHVEFRTRDGIARAVNGVSYGVDVGETLAVLGESGSGKSVTAQAIMGILDMPPGRITSGEVLFQGRDLLKLKEDERRKVRGAEMAMIFQDALSSLNPVLSVGDQLGEMFVVHRGMSRKDARARAVELMDRVRIPAARERVKDYPHQFSGGMRQRIMIAMAMALEPALIIADEPTTALDVTVQAQVMDLLAELQREYHMGLILITHDLGVVADVADRIAVMYAGRIVESAPVHDIYKAPAHPYTRGLLDSIPRLDQKGQELYAIKGLPPNLMHIPPGCAFNPRCPMARQVCRTDVPPLYDVEDSDADRASACHFWRECLHG from the coding sequence ATGCTGCTCGAAGTGCGTGACCTGCACGTGGAGTTCCGCACCCGGGACGGGATCGCCCGGGCCGTCAACGGCGTCAGCTACGGCGTGGACGTGGGGGAGACGCTCGCGGTGCTCGGCGAGTCCGGGTCCGGCAAGTCCGTCACCGCCCAGGCGATCATGGGCATCCTCGACATGCCGCCCGGCCGGATCACCTCCGGCGAGGTCCTCTTCCAGGGCAGGGACCTGCTGAAGCTCAAGGAGGACGAGCGCCGCAAGGTGCGGGGGGCCGAGATGGCCATGATCTTCCAGGACGCCCTGTCGTCCCTGAACCCCGTGCTGTCGGTCGGCGACCAGCTGGGCGAGATGTTCGTCGTGCACCGCGGGATGTCGCGGAAGGACGCGCGCGCCAGGGCCGTGGAGCTGATGGACCGCGTCCGCATCCCGGCCGCCCGGGAACGGGTCAAGGACTACCCGCACCAGTTCTCCGGCGGCATGCGCCAGCGCATCATGATCGCGATGGCGATGGCCCTGGAACCGGCGCTGATCATCGCCGACGAGCCGACCACCGCGCTCGACGTGACGGTCCAGGCCCAGGTCATGGACCTGCTCGCGGAGTTGCAGCGCGAGTACCACATGGGCCTCATCCTCATCACCCATGACCTCGGCGTGGTCGCGGACGTCGCCGACCGCATCGCCGTCATGTACGCGGGCCGGATCGTCGAGTCGGCCCCCGTGCACGACATCTACAAGGCGCCGGCCCACCCCTACACCCGCGGCCTGCTCGACTCCATCCCGCGTCTCGACCAGAAGGGCCAGGAGCTCTACGCCATCAAGGGCCTGCCGCCGAACCTCATGCACATCCCGCCCGGCTGCGCCTTCAACCCGCGCTGCCCGATGGCCCGGCAGGTGTGCCGTACGGACGTCCCGCCGCTGTACGACGTCGAGGACTCCGACGCGGACCGCGCCAGCGCCTGCCACTTCTGGAGGGAGTGCCTGCATGGCTGA